Proteins from one Thermobifida alba genomic window:
- a CDS encoding TNT domain-containing protein encodes MARDYDSQLLESVAVRRQRLREAVLFGGQRTRRRLDEGISKVVASVCLAAVACGGTVGWSFASSQFRSQQEEQQQLASGPSSTATAPLPADWVGTQVTFEMLVEELDRAGVPEDLYVLPDEPRPDAGSVPSYYLVTGGADGYSVSIIEFQQGRTGAEFRTEDETARWLHQELALVETAPDRLTPEEEQQAAEQGAEFVAQVETRLSENPGNSAKVTLETGQIVDAFGPESGSLLFPDGMPFGQRGLPEYARTPAEAADSAAVPPVYHRYRVIYPFVVNASLSPASGPHPGGGVRYAVDSHGFTQVVPLPSIRWLLRNGYLERVEVTGVPD; translated from the coding sequence ATGGCCCGCGACTACGACAGCCAGTTGCTGGAGTCGGTCGCGGTCCGTCGCCAGCGCCTCCGGGAAGCCGTGCTCTTCGGCGGGCAGCGCACACGCAGGCGCCTGGACGAGGGCATCTCCAAGGTCGTCGCGAGCGTGTGCCTGGCGGCGGTGGCGTGCGGCGGCACCGTCGGCTGGTCGTTCGCGAGCAGCCAGTTCCGGAGCCAGCAGGAGGAGCAGCAGCAGCTCGCGTCCGGTCCGTCCAGCACCGCCACGGCGCCGCTGCCCGCCGACTGGGTGGGCACGCAGGTCACCTTCGAGATGCTGGTGGAGGAACTCGACCGGGCGGGGGTCCCCGAGGACCTGTACGTGCTGCCGGACGAGCCGCGTCCCGACGCCGGCAGCGTCCCGAGCTACTACCTGGTGACCGGGGGAGCCGACGGCTACTCCGTGAGCATCATCGAGTTCCAGCAGGGCCGCACCGGGGCGGAGTTCCGCACCGAGGACGAGACGGCCCGCTGGCTGCACCAGGAGCTGGCGCTGGTGGAGACCGCCCCCGACCGGCTCACCCCCGAGGAGGAGCAGCAGGCCGCCGAACAGGGCGCCGAGTTCGTCGCGCAGGTCGAGACGCGGCTGTCGGAGAACCCGGGCAACTCCGCCAAGGTGACGTTGGAGACCGGGCAGATCGTGGACGCGTTCGGCCCGGAGAGCGGCTCCCTGCTGTTCCCCGACGGGATGCCGTTCGGGCAGCGGGGGCTTCCCGAGTACGCCCGCACCCCCGCAGAGGCGGCCGACTCCGCGGCGGTTCCGCCGGTCTACCATCGGTACCGCGTCATCTACCCGTTCGTGGTGAACGCCTCGCTCTCCCCCGCCTCCGGGCCGCATCCGGGCGGCGGTGTTCGCTACGCCGTCGACTCCCACGGCTTCACCCAGGTGGTGCCGCTGCCGAGCATCCGCTGGCTGCTGCGCAACGGCTACCTGGAGCGGGTCGAGGTGACCGGTGTTCCCGACTAG
- a CDS encoding DUF6507 family protein, translated as MSGWDLNPGEINVVLQSVGNHVGGEDGKGGLVGLLDTFGTHVEEAGTKCDSVPIGTALGEFMEEYTDRLKGMVDKSISAITGCSDATMAYVNGNLEMAAKAQRGINETPEELGL; from the coding sequence ATGTCCGGATGGGACCTCAACCCCGGAGAGATCAACGTGGTGCTGCAGAGCGTCGGGAACCACGTGGGCGGTGAGGACGGCAAAGGCGGCCTGGTCGGCCTGCTCGACACCTTCGGCACCCACGTCGAGGAAGCGGGCACCAAGTGCGACAGCGTCCCCATCGGCACAGCCCTGGGGGAGTTCATGGAAGAGTACACCGACAGGCTGAAGGGGATGGTCGACAAGAGCATCAGCGCCATCACCGGATGCAGCGACGCGACCATGGCGTATGTGAACGGCAACCTCGAAATGGCGGCGAAGGCGCAGCGGGGCATCAACGAGACCCCGGAAGAGCTCGGACTCTGA
- a CDS encoding DoxX family protein, whose amino-acid sequence MNLDRFRGPALALFRMVVGLFFLCHGLASLFGILGGNQGTGQAVEFASWPGWWAALIQLLCGALVLVGLLTRASATLASGSMAYAYFVVHQPKGLLPLVNGGELAAMYSWTFLLIAVLGPGAWALDHLIQRRSGTSEQRPLTADASPAS is encoded by the coding sequence ATGAACCTGGACCGGTTCCGCGGACCGGCACTCGCCCTGTTCCGCATGGTCGTAGGCCTGTTCTTCCTCTGCCACGGCCTGGCCTCCCTCTTCGGCATCCTCGGCGGCAACCAGGGCACCGGACAAGCCGTCGAATTCGCCTCCTGGCCCGGCTGGTGGGCCGCCCTCATCCAGCTCCTCTGCGGCGCCCTCGTCCTGGTCGGCCTGCTCACCCGCGCCAGCGCCACCCTGGCCTCCGGCTCCATGGCCTACGCCTACTTCGTCGTCCACCAGCCCAAGGGCCTGCTGCCCCTCGTCAACGGCGGCGAACTCGCCGCCATGTACAGCTGGACCTTCCTCCTCATCGCCGTCCTCGGCCCCGGCGCCTGGGCCCTGGACCACCTCATCCAACGCCGGTCCGGAACCTCGGAGCAGCGGCCGTTGACGGCGGACGCCTCCCCCGCGAGCTGA
- a CDS encoding DUF6177 family protein translates to MTYDVVALVEQAPDLRSLVRGMAEAGRELKVKGAGGGAVIQLCDDRGRPLVGVEAAQRVDVPDEVERLLGAETARRTPDPCWWVEARAVDADERSVAVAHRFADEMTRRLGGTVWSSPPRLRDHLGQDAERHPAVAAETEKTWVIVQDRPVVPMSSWVVDALAQCGKTGRGLQVVTPADARITFPLRLLLNSPKARWVVEHPSGGHYDGFSGIPLVWNDEAGFVPAPMKEPAAGPVTGFAGDGDVPGCQLLVDLKVRHTASDHLRLGGAAEALARTLGGAEPVAWGFAEPALSSWNRSALTEECRRRSPQPTWLVFAGPGGRERRFVGTQRVTRVMEGVKESVSFAVGYAEDEEPALDQLAELVGRFADQRILQTMTVHRYAGRDDVTYAPRWSGVPVPVGMAVGAEGVAQIGRERALAAPVPGKVLGPVNSPAVWYRFGDGTDTESWRDLDRLLKYLRPQGLARE, encoded by the coding sequence TTGACCTACGACGTGGTGGCGCTGGTTGAACAGGCCCCGGATCTGCGTTCCCTGGTCAGGGGGATGGCCGAGGCCGGTCGGGAACTGAAGGTCAAGGGTGCGGGCGGAGGCGCCGTCATCCAGCTGTGCGACGACCGGGGACGCCCCCTGGTGGGGGTGGAGGCCGCACAGCGGGTCGACGTTCCCGACGAGGTCGAACGGCTGCTGGGGGCGGAGACCGCGCGTCGGACGCCCGACCCCTGCTGGTGGGTGGAGGCCCGGGCGGTGGACGCGGACGAGCGTTCCGTCGCCGTCGCCCACCGGTTCGCCGACGAGATGACGCGGAGGCTCGGCGGCACGGTCTGGTCGTCGCCGCCTCGGCTGCGCGACCATCTCGGCCAGGACGCCGAACGCCATCCGGCGGTCGCCGCGGAGACCGAGAAGACGTGGGTGATCGTGCAGGACCGCCCGGTGGTGCCGATGTCCTCCTGGGTGGTGGATGCTCTCGCGCAGTGCGGGAAGACCGGACGGGGCCTCCAGGTGGTCACTCCGGCGGACGCCAGGATCACGTTCCCGCTGCGGCTCCTGCTGAACAGTCCGAAGGCCCGCTGGGTGGTGGAGCACCCGTCCGGCGGCCACTACGACGGCTTCTCCGGGATCCCGCTGGTCTGGAACGACGAGGCGGGCTTCGTACCCGCCCCGATGAAGGAACCCGCGGCCGGTCCGGTCACCGGGTTCGCCGGGGACGGCGACGTCCCGGGCTGCCAACTCCTCGTCGACCTGAAGGTGCGGCACACCGCGTCCGACCATCTGAGGCTCGGCGGGGCCGCGGAGGCCCTCGCCCGGACCCTCGGCGGAGCCGAACCGGTTGCGTGGGGGTTCGCCGAACCGGCTCTGTCCTCGTGGAACCGGTCCGCGTTGACCGAGGAGTGCCGCCGCCGCTCGCCCCAACCGACCTGGCTGGTGTTCGCCGGTCCCGGTGGACGGGAGCGGCGTTTCGTCGGCACCCAGCGGGTGACGCGGGTGATGGAGGGGGTGAAGGAGAGCGTCTCCTTCGCGGTCGGCTACGCCGAGGACGAGGAGCCCGCGCTCGACCAGCTCGCGGAGCTCGTGGGGCGCTTCGCCGACCAGCGGATCCTGCAGACCATGACGGTGCACCGGTACGCCGGGCGCGACGACGTCACCTATGCGCCGCGCTGGTCGGGAGTGCCGGTTCCGGTGGGGATGGCGGTCGGCGCCGAAGGGGTGGCCCAGATCGGTCGGGAACGCGCGCTCGCCGCTCCCGTGCCGGGAAAGGTGCTCGGTCCGGTGAACTCACCGGCGGTGTGGTACCGCTTCGGGGACGGTACCGACACGGAGTCCTGGCGCGACCTCGACAGACTGCTGAAGTATCTGCGTCCGCAGGGGCTCGCGCGGGAGTAG
- the eccCa gene encoding type VII secretion protein EccCa: MTTRIVHRPARTVHPPVQRETRDVEAPPTLPEGNAQGNPLLALLPMVGMMASLTIMMVLRNPAFMALGAVVLVVALLGGAVMIFSRRGQAARQRRTQRERYLEYLEELREELSEQEQEIHARARLLNPPPEALYDIVRDPTRLWERRRRDDDFLRVRIGVGRMPGQPLRLAERGTALAPTDPFMLSEAQAAIRRFTTLPDMPLTVPLDMAGNVSVVGEREDVLRLMRALIAHFSVFHAPEDAALAVMHGADRADDWAWLKWLPQVLDPQRRDNGVAARLIAPTPAKLGTLLSDELRSRTDFAAEVRRGMGKREAYRMMRRLLVVHDTHGGVAHELVRPDEAVAPADLGVTVVHLVADQVDEPGDVSIRLTVSGDQVRVEDLRASTPAGFSGTVDDVPAATLDGLARMLAPLRLSAESIEETAAEGGSVDFTTLMGVPDPGSMEVDRLWAPRSERAFLRVPIGVDDMGQPVILDLKEAAQLGMGPHGLCVGATGSGKSEMLRTLVIALAATHPPDRVSMVLVDYKGGATFAPFEKLPHVAGVITNLEDDAALIERVHASLSGEVQRRQQVLRDAGNVANIGDYAYLRSQNPDLPPLPHLLVIIDEFGELLTARPDFIELFLSIGRIGRSIGVHLLLSSQRIEGGKLRGLDTYLSYRLGLRTFSEEESRTVLNTPDAFHLPALPGFGYLKVDTSVYQRFKAGYVSGPYRGPVAEDEEETRKGPPPVRRYSAYNTEDSERDASPAAADEPMPERSSGPTLLEVMVGQLARNGEPTRGIWLPPLPAATTLDRVTGPVQITGDAMRLPADAGTLRVPIGLLDDPAKQWQGLWNIDLTASGGHLAIIGGPQTGKTTLLRTLVLSTALTHTPSQVAVYALDLVGGGLQALADLPHVGGVAVRTDAERIRRTVEEVRDMLEKRQEVFRERGIDSVQQLRRMHARGEVPELPCADVVLCIDGFGEIRNDFEEIEEAVSDLLQRGGGYGIHVVAAMLRWNDVRIAMQANFGQKVELRLNDPSDSSINRKLAETISAETPGRALTDTKLFGQIALPRIDSKPSDEDLGEVVAKTCRAISGAWRGPVAPPVRVLPYQLPASTLPGPEESSLVPIGVDERRFEPVLLDLFDRDQNLLVLGDGECGKTNLLRLVAEGLMARHAPGEIVFAVMDPRRTLRDAIPEPYLGGYASNPRVCAGLSGGVAKELEGRMPDDADPDTLENQGPVGPRIVVLVDDYDLLTTAGQKPLTPFVPFVANGRDIGLHFVVARRVAGASRGLYDPLVQAMRESGTGVVLMSGDRSEGQLFPRVYANAQPPGRGRWIRRGEPPRLIQTGLLER, encoded by the coding sequence GTGACCACCCGCATCGTGCACCGGCCGGCACGGACGGTCCACCCGCCCGTGCAGCGCGAGACCCGCGATGTCGAGGCGCCGCCCACCCTGCCCGAGGGGAACGCCCAGGGCAACCCCCTGCTGGCCCTGCTGCCCATGGTCGGCATGATGGCCTCGCTGACCATCATGATGGTGCTGCGCAACCCCGCGTTCATGGCGTTGGGCGCGGTGGTGCTCGTCGTCGCACTGCTCGGCGGCGCGGTCATGATCTTCTCCCGTCGCGGCCAGGCCGCCCGGCAGCGCCGCACCCAACGGGAGCGGTACCTGGAGTACCTGGAGGAGTTGCGGGAGGAGCTGAGCGAGCAGGAGCAGGAGATCCACGCCCGCGCCCGCCTACTCAACCCGCCCCCCGAGGCGCTCTACGACATCGTGCGCGACCCCACCCGCCTGTGGGAGCGCCGCCGCAGGGACGACGACTTCCTGCGGGTCCGGATCGGCGTCGGCCGCATGCCGGGGCAGCCGCTGCGGCTCGCCGAACGCGGCACCGCGCTGGCGCCCACCGACCCGTTCATGCTGTCGGAGGCCCAGGCCGCGATCCGGCGCTTCACCACGCTTCCCGACATGCCGCTCACCGTTCCGCTCGACATGGCCGGCAACGTCAGCGTGGTCGGGGAGCGCGAGGACGTGCTGCGCCTCATGCGGGCGCTGATCGCCCACTTCAGCGTGTTCCACGCCCCCGAGGACGCGGCGCTGGCGGTGATGCACGGCGCGGACCGGGCCGACGACTGGGCCTGGCTGAAGTGGCTGCCGCAGGTCCTCGACCCGCAGCGGCGCGACAACGGCGTCGCTGCCCGGCTCATCGCGCCCACCCCGGCGAAACTGGGGACGCTGCTGTCCGACGAACTCCGCTCCCGCACCGACTTCGCCGCCGAGGTCCGCCGCGGCATGGGCAAACGCGAGGCCTACCGGATGATGCGCCGTCTGCTGGTGGTGCACGACACCCACGGCGGGGTGGCCCACGAGCTGGTGCGTCCCGACGAGGCGGTGGCCCCGGCCGACCTCGGCGTCACCGTCGTCCACCTGGTCGCCGACCAGGTGGACGAGCCGGGGGACGTCAGCATCCGCCTGACCGTCTCCGGCGACCAGGTGCGGGTGGAGGACCTGCGCGCCTCTACACCGGCGGGGTTCTCCGGCACCGTCGACGACGTTCCCGCCGCCACCCTCGACGGACTGGCGCGGATGCTCGCCCCGCTGCGGCTGTCCGCCGAGTCGATCGAGGAGACGGCCGCCGAGGGCGGAAGCGTCGACTTCACCACCCTGATGGGGGTGCCCGACCCGGGGAGCATGGAGGTCGACCGGCTGTGGGCGCCCCGCAGCGAACGCGCGTTCCTGCGGGTGCCCATCGGCGTCGACGACATGGGCCAGCCCGTCATCCTCGACCTCAAGGAGGCCGCGCAGCTCGGCATGGGACCGCACGGGCTGTGCGTGGGCGCCACCGGCTCCGGCAAGAGCGAGATGCTGCGCACGCTGGTGATCGCGCTCGCCGCCACGCACCCGCCCGACCGGGTCAGCATGGTGCTGGTCGACTACAAGGGCGGCGCCACGTTCGCGCCCTTCGAGAAGCTGCCGCACGTCGCCGGGGTCATCACCAACCTGGAGGACGACGCCGCGCTGATCGAGCGGGTCCACGCCAGCCTCTCCGGGGAGGTGCAGCGCCGCCAGCAGGTGCTGCGGGACGCGGGCAACGTGGCCAACATCGGCGACTACGCCTACCTGCGCAGCCAGAACCCCGACCTGCCGCCGCTGCCGCACCTGCTGGTGATCATCGACGAGTTCGGGGAGCTGCTCACGGCGCGCCCCGACTTCATCGAACTGTTCCTGTCGATCGGCCGGATCGGCCGCAGCATCGGCGTGCACCTGCTGCTGTCCAGTCAGCGGATCGAGGGGGGAAAGCTGCGGGGACTGGACACCTACCTGTCCTACCGGCTGGGGCTGCGCACCTTCTCCGAGGAGGAGAGCCGCACCGTCCTCAACACCCCCGACGCCTTCCACCTTCCGGCACTGCCCGGCTTCGGCTACCTCAAGGTCGACACCAGCGTCTACCAGCGGTTCAAGGCCGGTTACGTCTCCGGGCCCTACCGGGGGCCGGTCGCGGAGGACGAGGAGGAGACCCGCAAGGGACCCCCGCCGGTGCGCAGGTACTCCGCCTACAACACGGAGGACTCCGAGCGGGACGCGTCACCGGCGGCCGCCGACGAGCCGATGCCGGAACGCTCCTCCGGCCCGACGCTGCTGGAGGTGATGGTCGGACAACTGGCCCGCAACGGCGAACCGACCCGCGGCATCTGGCTGCCGCCCCTGCCGGCGGCGACCACCCTCGACCGGGTCACCGGGCCGGTGCAGATCACCGGGGACGCGATGCGGCTTCCGGCGGACGCCGGGACGCTGCGTGTCCCCATCGGGCTGCTCGACGACCCCGCGAAGCAGTGGCAGGGGCTGTGGAACATCGACCTGACCGCGTCCGGCGGCCACCTGGCGATCATCGGCGGTCCGCAGACCGGGAAGACGACACTGCTGCGCACCCTGGTCCTGTCCACCGCCCTCACCCACACGCCCAGCCAGGTGGCGGTCTACGCGCTCGACCTGGTCGGCGGCGGCCTCCAGGCGTTGGCCGACCTTCCGCACGTCGGCGGGGTCGCGGTCCGGACCGACGCCGAGCGGATCCGCCGCACGGTCGAGGAGGTCCGGGACATGCTGGAGAAACGCCAGGAGGTCTTCCGGGAACGCGGCATCGACTCCGTCCAGCAGTTGCGGCGGATGCACGCCAGAGGTGAGGTGCCCGAACTGCCGTGCGCCGACGTCGTGCTGTGCATCGACGGGTTCGGTGAGATCCGCAACGACTTCGAGGAGATCGAGGAGGCGGTCTCCGACCTGCTGCAACGCGGAGGCGGGTACGGCATCCACGTGGTGGCCGCGATGCTGCGCTGGAACGACGTGCGCATCGCCATGCAGGCCAACTTCGGGCAGAAGGTGGAGTTGCGGCTCAACGACCCCTCGGACTCGTCGATCAACCGCAAGCTCGCCGAGACGATCAGCGCCGAGACCCCCGGCCGGGCGCTCACCGACACCAAACTCTTCGGTCAGATCGCCCTGCCCCGTATCGACTCCAAGCCCAGCGACGAGGATCTGGGCGAGGTCGTGGCGAAGACGTGCCGGGCGATCAGCGGCGCCTGGCGGGGGCCCGTCGCGCCGCCGGTGCGGGTGCTGCCGTACCAGCTGCCGGCCTCGACCCTGCCCGGACCGGAGGAGAGCAGCCTGGTCCCGATCGGCGTGGACGAGCGCAGGTTCGAACCGGTGCTGCTCGACCTGTTCGACCGCGACCAGAACCTGCTGGTGCTCGGCGACGGGGAGTGCGGCAAGACCAACCTGCTCAGACTGGTCGCCGAGGGACTGATGGCCCGCCACGCCCCCGGTGAGATCGTGTTCGCGGTCATGGACCCGCGGCGGACGCTGCGCGACGCGATCCCGGAACCCTACCTCGGCGGTTACGCCAGCAACCCGCGGGTGTGCGCGGGACTCTCCGGCGGGGTCGCCAAGGAGTTGGAGGGGCGCATGCCCGACGACGCCGACCCCGACACGTTGGAGAACCAGGGGCCGGTCGGCCCCCGCATCGTCGTCCTCGTGGACGACTACGACCTGTTGACCACGGCGGGACAGAAACCGCTGACGCCTTTCGTGCCGTTCGTGGCCAACGGGCGCGACATCGGACTGCACTTCGTGGTGGCGCGCAGGGTCGCGGGCGCCAGCCGCGGCCTGTACGACCCGCTGGTCCAGGCCATGCGGGAGAGCGGCACCGGCGTGGTGCTCATGTCCGGGGACCGGAGCGAGGGACAGCTCTTCCCCCGGGTGTACGCCAACGCGCAACCGCCGGGACGGGGCCGCTGGATCAGACGCGGTGAACCTCCCCGCCTCATCCAGACCGGACTGCTGGAACGCTGA
- a CDS encoding MinD/ParA family ATP-binding protein — translation MGQVLESRGGGDAPAAVHGDPLPRRAGRWLVRVFGPVDDVRSAVETGAAVQRPIVTGRRIAVHGPRDGVDGGAMAALLSLAFAHYRQDRVLALDVDPGTAPLARRFGVRARRSLADVADGNPPDSFDAVEPLLCAVRERLWLLPGTPGDDGNGLDARAYRGALLPLSRFFGVTVVRSGSGLPAKLRDSVAAGAHAHVVVAEETRDGVVGVGRTLDRLIAAGDDSSPSRTVVVLVAGEAGSDPTFDLAGALDLLRGDGIGVFRLGRDRHLSATSVIDPRRLARATHTTVTRVAAEVLRRSL, via the coding sequence ATGGGCCAGGTCCTGGAGTCGCGTGGCGGCGGCGACGCTCCGGCGGCCGTGCACGGGGACCCGCTGCCCCGTCGCGCCGGCCGGTGGCTCGTCCGCGTGTTCGGCCCCGTCGACGACGTCCGCTCCGCCGTGGAGACGGGCGCGGCGGTGCAGCGGCCGATCGTGACCGGCCGCCGGATCGCGGTGCACGGTCCGCGCGACGGCGTCGACGGGGGCGCCATGGCCGCGCTGCTCTCCCTGGCGTTCGCGCACTACCGGCAGGACCGGGTGCTGGCCCTGGACGTCGACCCGGGCACGGCCCCGTTGGCACGGCGGTTCGGGGTGCGGGCGCGGCGGTCGCTCGCCGACGTCGCGGACGGCAACCCGCCGGACTCGTTCGACGCCGTCGAACCGCTGCTGTGCGCCGTCCGGGAGCGGCTGTGGCTGCTCCCGGGGACTCCGGGCGACGACGGGAACGGCCTGGACGCCCGCGCCTACCGGGGGGCACTGCTTCCGCTGTCCCGGTTCTTCGGGGTCACCGTCGTCCGTTCGGGGAGCGGCCTGCCCGCAAAGCTCCGCGACTCCGTGGCCGCCGGCGCGCACGCCCACGTGGTGGTGGCGGAGGAGACCAGGGACGGGGTGGTCGGCGTCGGCCGGACGCTCGACCGCCTGATCGCCGCCGGCGACGACTCGTCGCCCTCGCGGACCGTGGTGGTCCTCGTGGCCGGGGAGGCCGGCTCCGATCCGACGTTCGACCTCGCGGGCGCGCTCGACCTGCTGCGCGGGGACGGGATCGGCGTGTTCCGGCTGGGCCGCGACCGGCACCTGTCGGCGACCTCAGTGATCGATCCGCGCCGCCTCGCCCGGGCCACGCACACCACCGTGACACGGGTGGCCGCGGAGGTCCTGCGCCGGTCGTTGTGA
- the eccD gene encoding type VII secretion integral membrane protein EccD encodes MTSWSRVTLVGERRRVDAVLPAQEPIGALLPEVLELLGDPVENPPRLRHLTTSSGVILDGDATLADKGVTDGAVLRLVSADDPLPAPVVHEVPETVSDALDEHRGRWTPDAARWTATAAATALSLALGGVVWTGSGGATGLWVVAGAAALLFVLGPLLGRFWREPLGTALSFAGSALGGLALWYAVHLHDLPAWTLWGGWTAVAALLVLGLGLGPLGRAGLVGGGLALLLTVLWSAAQLLGLASAHIAAVTAVACVVLLSVLLRTALALSGLSALDDRRSAGTEVGRSDVLGALTEVHRSMVLATVAVAVFAATAGVGLASEFSGWTAALAGLLAIVVASRSRMFPLVVEKASLLAAAVVVLAVPALAWADETWWTVWPAAGVLGAALVFPVLALMTDPPEHVRARLRRIAGQVEAVALVALVPVALGVVGTYQRLLGTF; translated from the coding sequence ATGACGTCTTGGAGCCGGGTGACGCTCGTCGGCGAACGGCGGCGGGTCGACGCCGTTCTGCCCGCCCAGGAACCGATCGGGGCGCTGCTGCCCGAGGTCCTGGAGCTGCTCGGCGACCCGGTGGAGAACCCGCCCCGGCTGCGCCACCTCACGACGTCCTCCGGTGTCATCCTCGACGGCGACGCCACGCTCGCGGACAAGGGCGTAACGGACGGGGCGGTGCTGCGTCTGGTGAGCGCCGACGACCCGCTGCCCGCTCCGGTGGTGCACGAGGTGCCCGAGACGGTGAGCGACGCGCTCGACGAGCACCGCGGCCGGTGGACGCCGGACGCGGCCCGGTGGACCGCCACCGCGGCCGCCACGGCGTTGTCCCTCGCCCTGGGCGGCGTCGTGTGGACGGGGTCGGGCGGCGCGACCGGCCTGTGGGTGGTCGCGGGCGCGGCGGCGCTGCTGTTCGTCCTGGGGCCGCTGCTGGGAAGGTTCTGGCGGGAGCCGCTGGGCACCGCGCTGTCCTTCGCGGGCAGCGCCCTGGGCGGGCTCGCGCTGTGGTACGCCGTACACCTGCACGACCTTCCCGCCTGGACGCTGTGGGGCGGGTGGACCGCGGTCGCGGCCCTGCTCGTGCTCGGTCTCGGCCTCGGCCCGCTCGGCAGGGCCGGCCTGGTCGGAGGCGGTCTGGCGCTGCTGCTGACCGTGCTGTGGTCGGCGGCGCAGCTGCTGGGGTTGGCGTCCGCGCACATCGCGGCGGTGACGGCCGTCGCCTGCGTGGTCCTGCTGAGCGTGCTGCTGCGGACCGCGTTGGCGCTGTCGGGGCTCTCCGCGCTCGACGACCGGCGCAGCGCGGGCACGGAGGTGGGCCGCTCCGACGTACTGGGCGCGCTGACCGAGGTGCACCGCAGCATGGTGCTCGCGACCGTCGCGGTGGCGGTGTTCGCGGCGACCGCGGGGGTGGGGCTGGCCTCGGAGTTCAGCGGGTGGACGGCGGCGCTGGCCGGGCTGCTCGCGATCGTGGTGGCGAGCCGGTCCCGCATGTTCCCGCTGGTCGTCGAGAAGGCGTCCCTCTTGGCGGCGGCGGTGGTGGTCCTGGCGGTTCCCGCGCTCGCCTGGGCCGACGAGACGTGGTGGACGGTGTGGCCCGCCGCGGGGGTGCTGGGGGCCGCCCTGGTCTTCCCGGTCCTGGCGCTCATGACGGACCCGCCCGAGCACGTCCGCGCACGGCTGCGGCGGATCGCCGGACAGGTCGAGGCGGTGGCCCTGGTGGCGCTCGTCCCGGTGGCTCTCGGGGTGGTCGGCACCTACCAGCGTCTGCTCGGCACGTTCTGA
- a CDS encoding antitoxin YezG family protein, with the protein MAVSRFRRGHLSPPEQQQILTQIGTKLLVEVPEDWERVTYFIQSVVDHSSAEVVVEFPDGTSRRESLPAEVFSLTDELRAGMYQEGKGTWFSMRYVISRPGKFNVDFNHDEDPGITFPTSQGFTKDLRYFPREEANIPEWLREKLREEAEGRADQL; encoded by the coding sequence ATGGCGGTCTCTCGCTTCCGGCGGGGGCATCTGAGCCCTCCTGAACAGCAGCAGATCCTCACGCAGATCGGAACGAAACTCCTTGTGGAGGTTCCGGAGGACTGGGAGAGGGTCACCTATTTCATCCAGTCCGTCGTCGACCATTCCAGTGCGGAGGTGGTGGTCGAGTTCCCGGACGGCACGAGCCGGAGGGAGTCCCTTCCCGCGGAGGTGTTCTCCCTGACGGACGAACTCCGGGCGGGGATGTACCAGGAGGGCAAGGGAACCTGGTTCTCCATGCGGTACGTGATCAGCCGGCCCGGAAAGTTCAACGTCGACTTCAACCACGACGAGGACCCGGGCATCACGTTCCCCACCTCCCAGGGGTTCACGAAGGACCTGCGGTACTTCCCGCGCGAGGAGGCGAACATCCCCGAATGGCTCCGGGAGAAGTTGCGGGAGGAGGCCGAGGGGCGGGCCGACCAGCTCTGA
- a CDS encoding toxin-antitoxin system YwqK family antitoxin, giving the protein MTEHPSRRKPRQSRGRTVPVGAEPSEEPAAVRGDEEDLDFEYDMAVYEGEPFTGEAVEYDRDGKMVALTTYRNGYEDGPAKQWFPDGTLRVEGATSYGVGAVGLWKEWGPKGNLISEREFNEKGFVVALREWDDAGNLVKDETYPGSVEEAGTWPSRRP; this is encoded by the coding sequence TTGACCGAGCACCCTTCGCGGAGGAAGCCGCGGCAGAGCAGAGGACGGACGGTTCCGGTAGGGGCGGAGCCGTCCGAGGAGCCAGCAGCGGTCAGGGGCGACGAGGAGGACCTCGACTTCGAGTACGACATGGCCGTGTACGAGGGGGAGCCGTTCACCGGGGAGGCGGTGGAGTACGACCGCGACGGAAAAATGGTCGCTTTGACGACCTACCGGAACGGCTACGAGGACGGTCCGGCCAAACAGTGGTTCCCGGACGGAACCCTGCGGGTCGAGGGAGCGACCTCCTACGGGGTCGGAGCGGTCGGGCTCTGGAAGGAATGGGGGCCGAAGGGGAATCTCATCAGTGAGAGGGAGTTCAACGAGAAAGGTTTTGTTGTCGCCCTGCGCGAGTGGGACGACGCGGGAAACCTGGTGAAGGACGAGACCTACCCCGGGTCCGTCGAAGAAGCCGGGACGTGGCCGTCCAGGCGTCCGTGA
- a CDS encoding pore-forming ESAT-6 family protein yields the protein MSGTGRNSYDLGASQEAQGNLHTIMSRLEAIIGERDADVDRALADFEATGVSEEYSAKELKWHSAANEVRDIIDLVRSTLEANDGTAQSALSKAQAAVQAI from the coding sequence ATGAGCGGCACCGGACGCAACAGCTACGACCTCGGCGCCTCCCAGGAGGCGCAGGGCAACCTCCACACCATCATGAGCCGCCTGGAGGCGATCATCGGCGAGCGCGACGCCGACGTCGACCGGGCGCTCGCCGACTTCGAGGCCACCGGCGTCTCCGAGGAGTACAGCGCCAAGGAACTGAAGTGGCACAGCGCCGCCAACGAGGTGCGCGACATCATCGACCTGGTGCGCAGCACCCTGGAGGCCAACGACGGCACGGCGCAGTCGGCACTCAGCAAGGCGCAGGCGGCCGTGCAGGCCATCTGA